A genomic region of Caulobacter sp. NIBR2454 contains the following coding sequences:
- a CDS encoding neutral/alkaline non-lysosomal ceramidase N-terminal domain-containing protein encodes MLTAGPALAQTTGMRVGAAKVDVTPAKLPDNFNGVLDKIYARAIVIESGGARAALLTVDAGAVATPIWERLTARAASELSIPANQILVTATHTHSVPFGRDAAYEESLFQALKNASAKLRPARMAYGQGVSYINVNRNIIDPKTQRWWEGPNYDGPSDKTVAVVRFETLQGAPIAVYFNYGVHAVLTGSLDMVSGDLPGSASRYIEDSLGDDVVAVYSNGAAGDQNPIFFQQTYDLRQIRIEDYAARGQDISNAMPPGGQGLDRKNPKVARLLDQQKQMTLSMGQMLGEEVLHVSRSNLERPVAEAKIAGAQTVVSCPGRRRLDKGRAGYPGTYEPADPIGIRLSLLRIGDTMIGGVDAEVFTMIAQRFKRQSPFKHTMMTTLTNGVARSGYIPNDAAFGFNTFEVVSSRLQPGCAETAIVNGLLDLVDQVTATPAKSQ; translated from the coding sequence TGGCCCAGACGACGGGCATGCGCGTGGGCGCCGCCAAGGTTGACGTCACCCCGGCCAAACTGCCGGACAACTTCAACGGCGTGCTCGACAAGATCTATGCCCGCGCCATCGTGATCGAGAGCGGCGGCGCCCGCGCGGCCCTGCTGACCGTCGATGCGGGCGCTGTAGCCACGCCGATCTGGGAGCGTCTGACCGCCCGCGCCGCGAGCGAACTTAGCATCCCCGCCAACCAAATCCTGGTGACCGCGACCCACACCCATAGCGTTCCGTTCGGCCGGGACGCGGCCTACGAGGAATCGCTCTTCCAGGCGCTGAAAAACGCCTCGGCAAAACTGCGCCCCGCGCGGATGGCCTATGGCCAAGGCGTCTCCTACATCAATGTGAACCGCAACATCATCGACCCTAAAACCCAGCGTTGGTGGGAAGGGCCCAATTACGACGGCCCGTCCGACAAGACCGTCGCCGTGGTGCGGTTCGAGACACTCCAAGGCGCGCCGATCGCGGTCTACTTCAACTATGGGGTCCACGCCGTCCTGACTGGCTCGCTGGACATGGTCAGCGGCGATCTTCCGGGTTCGGCCTCGCGCTATATCGAGGACTCGCTGGGCGACGATGTGGTCGCCGTCTATTCCAACGGCGCGGCCGGCGATCAAAATCCGATCTTCTTCCAGCAGACCTATGACCTGCGCCAGATCCGCATCGAAGACTACGCCGCGCGCGGCCAGGACATCAGCAACGCCATGCCGCCAGGCGGCCAGGGACTGGACCGCAAGAACCCCAAGGTCGCACGCCTGCTAGATCAGCAAAAGCAGATGACCCTAAGCATGGGCCAAATGCTGGGCGAGGAGGTGCTCCACGTCTCGCGCTCCAACCTGGAGCGGCCGGTGGCCGAGGCCAAGATCGCGGGCGCTCAGACCGTCGTCTCGTGCCCCGGCCGTCGTCGCCTGGACAAGGGCCGTGCGGGCTATCCTGGCACATACGAGCCGGCTGATCCCATCGGCATTCGCCTTAGCCTGCTGCGGATCGGCGACACCATGATCGGCGGCGTCGACGCCGAGGTGTTCACGATGATCGCCCAGCGCTTCAAACGCCAGTCGCCCTTCAAGCACACGATGATGACCACCTTGACCAATGGCGTGGCGCGTTCGGGCTATATTCCGAACGACGCGGCCTTTGGCTTCAACACCTTCGAGGTGGTCTCCTCGCGGCTGCAGCCTGGCTGCGCCGAAACCGCCATCGTCAATGGATTGCTCGACCTTGTCGATCAGGTGACCGCCACCCCGGCCAAGAGCCAGTGA